One stretch of Catellicoccus marimammalium M35/04/3 DNA includes these proteins:
- a CDS encoding lipid II:glycine glycyltransferase FemX → MPKLDLSNPVEVERFQQFTKNAEFGKITQSIPWSKVKKAWEPLYIYLEDEAGNITASLSILMVNNAVGKKIAYATKGPVCAELNPKQLKALFDEAEKYLPVDEIFMLRCDPEVLYSEELEKELEAEGFTVRSRKVDPHSTIQPRLNMVLQLKGKTEDELLASFHSKTRYNIRYSIRKGVQCARAHSKEAVDAFYETHKIMAERQGITYRPKEYFLDLLEAFDEDELQIFLTHDEEEILSGAVAINYGDRVWYMYGGSTNQKRNLMPNYLMQWEMIRWGLDTNKSYYDFGGIFEEDLEDGLYRFKNSFTNGVTEYIGEIDRIYDQEKYDAFNQ, encoded by the coding sequence ATGCCAAAACTAGATTTATCAAATCCAGTAGAAGTAGAACGTTTTCAACAATTTACAAAGAATGCGGAATTTGGGAAAATCACTCAATCCATTCCTTGGTCTAAAGTAAAAAAAGCCTGGGAACCTTTATACATCTATTTAGAGGATGAAGCAGGTAATATTACTGCTAGTTTATCTATTTTAATGGTAAATAATGCAGTAGGGAAAAAGATTGCCTATGCCACAAAAGGTCCAGTTTGTGCAGAATTAAATCCAAAACAATTAAAAGCTTTGTTTGACGAAGCAGAAAAATATTTACCTGTTGATGAAATTTTTATGTTACGCTGTGATCCAGAAGTATTGTATTCTGAAGAGTTAGAAAAAGAATTAGAAGCAGAAGGGTTTACCGTACGCAGTCGAAAAGTAGATCCACATAGTACGATTCAGCCTCGATTGAATATGGTTTTACAATTAAAAGGAAAAACAGAGGATGAATTATTAGCTAGCTTCCATTCTAAAACGAGATATAATATTCGTTATTCTATTCGTAAAGGGGTGCAATGTGCGCGTGCTCACTCCAAAGAAGCGGTAGATGCCTTTTATGAAACTCATAAAATTATGGCAGAGCGCCAAGGCATTACTTATCGTCCAAAAGAGTATTTCCTAGATTTATTAGAAGCTTTTGATGAAGATGAACTACAAATTTTCTTAACTCATGATGAAGAGGAAATTTTATCTGGAGCGGTAGCGATTAATTATGGCGACCGTGTTTGGTATATGTATGGTGGTTCTACAAACCAAAAACGTAATTTAATGCCTAATTATTTGATGCAGTGGGAAATGATCCGTTGGGGATTGGATACGAATAAATCTTATTATGATTTTGGTGGTATTTTTGAAGAAGATTTAGAAGATGGGCTATATCGTTTCAAAAATTCTTTCACCAATGGTGTAACCGAATATATTGGAGAAATCGATCGTATTTATGACCAAGAAAAATACGACGCCTTTAATCAATAA